AAACTCGGGGATCTCGATTTTCATACATCTCTTGATGCTGCTCTTATTGAAGCCGGTAACAGTGGGAAGCCTGTTTATGTGTATGTGGATTCTGACTATTGTAGCTGGTGCAAGAAGTTTGAGGCAGAAGCATTTCATGACGAGCGTGTAGTTCAAATGCTTAACAGCAACTTTGAACGGTTGTCTGTTAATACTGCCAGAAATCCGTCAGTTGCCAGCAGCCTGAATGTCCGAGGGACGCCAACCGGGATTTTCCTGCGTCCGGATGGAAGTGAAATTGAAGATATGAGGATAGTGGGCTATGTTAGTGCTGATGAATTCCTTATCCAATTGGATGATGTGGCAAGAGTGAACTGAATTAAAACACATCATATTTGAGAATTGAAAATAATTTCAATTAATAGTCCAAACCCCTGATCATGAAAACAAATACAGATCTTGAAGCGCTTTCAGGAATCTCCAATGAGGCTATCATCAAAGCCACAGAGCATGATTGGGTTAAGTGGATGGACTATTTGGATAGCACACATGCTTCTGATTTGCCGCACAAAGAAATAGTGGCTTTGCTTCAGGATGATGGCGGATTAGGAAATGCATGGTGGGGACAAACGATTACCAATACTTATGAAAAGTACATTGGGCGAAGAAAAACCGGGGAAATGGAAACTGGCTTCCAGATTGGTGTCCAGAAATCATTTTCTATTCCTCTTGAAGACGCATGGGAATTGATAACTTCCGCTGAAGGTATGAAAATCTGGCTTGGTGATGCTGTCAAATTGGAAGAAAAAGCGGTTTATGAGACAAAAGATGGAATCACCGGTGAGATTCGGATATTCAAACCAGATTCCCATATTCGAATGACATGGAAACTTCCAGATTGGGATAAGGAATCAACTCTCCAGCTTCGGGTAATTCCGAAGGCTAACAGCACAGCGATTACATTCCATCAGGAAGGATTGAAAAAAGAAAGCATGCGGGAAGAAATGCGTCAATTCTGGAAGGAAAAACTCAAATTGCTAAGTGAATTTGCAGGTCAATGACTGCAAAGCCTTAGGCGATAGATTTTCTGGTTTTGTGGATTTGAGGGCAAATAATTTATCAATCTTGCAGACCATTCCGAATACGATTTTGGAGATAACAATTTGCTAGATACAATTATTGCTGTAGATATATCAGGACGTCACTATGAAGACAACAGGTACTTCATGGTAAGTGCAGCGGTGGCATTATCCTATTCAGAAGGGAATATCAGGGGGATAGAAGGCATCCATATAATTCCATTTTCCAGTGTAAAACCACCAGAGGTTACTGATGTTGTGCATATGGTAGAAGAGACCGTAGAAGGTACTGGGATTAATGGGACTGTTGTAGCAGAAAGGGGGGATATGTTCAACCAGCCCGAAGATCTGGTAAAGCAAATGTTCCGTGTTGATTTCAAATATCCTGAATCCATGGCTGAAAAACTGGGAATTGAATTTGCACATCACGTATCATTAAGCAGTCGCAATCTCTTGCTAAAGCAGGAAGTGCATGAGATATAACAGTCTCTCGAAAGCAAAATGCGGTTTTTCCATGAATGATGTAATTCTTGTTCAGCGTACGATTCCCGGAAGTAAGGAAAGGGATAACATCCGAAAACTCGCAGAGCTGAAAGAACTCGCTTTTGCTGCAGGATATAATGTTGTTGATTCTCTTGTCCAGCAGCATCATCCAGACCGCCGTTTTCATATCGGAAAGGGCAAAGCCGAAGAACTTGCCGCACTTGTGGCTGAATATCATCCATTGAAAATGATTTTCCTGAATCCTCTCACGATTACGCAGGTTTACAACCTGTCTGAACTATGCCAATGCGAGGTTATTGACAAATTCCAGCTAATTCTTGAAATCTTTGCTACAAGAGCAACCACCAGTCGATCCAAATTACAGGTTGAACTTGCAAAACTTGAATATGAACTTCCAAGGGCACGTAAACTTGTATCCTTGCTGAAACAGGAAGAGCGTCCCGGTTTTATGGGAATGGGTGGATATGAGGATTCCTACGAGCAGGATCTCAAGAAAAGAATCAGTAGGATCAGGAAAGAACTCAAAATTACTATTCGAAGTGGTGCTACACGCCGGGAGAGCCGACATGAGCAGGGTTTCTCACTGATATCTCTCGCAGGTTATACCAATGCCGGGAAAAGTACCCTTTTCAACACTTTAGTTTCCGAGGATGTGGAAAGCATGGATATGCTTTTTACAACTCTTTCACCAACCACTCGCTCTATTAACATTAGTGGACGGAGGGCATTGCTTACCGATACAGTAGGTTTTATTGAGGATCTTCCTCACTTCCTTGTGGATGCTTTCCGGTCTACACTTGAAGATGTATTTTTTTCGGATATCATCTTGCTAGTTGTCGATGCCAGTGATCCGGCTGATGTTATCAGGAAAAAGCTTGCTGTTTCCCATGATATTTTCTGGAAGCAGCTTGAAAATGCAGTTCTTATAACCGTTTTCAATAAATCTGATCTTGTATTTCCCGGGGAACTGGAAGCAAAAATCGAGGCACTTGAATACTTAAGTCCGAATCCAGTCATTGTTTCTGCAAAAGAAAGCATAGGTCTAGATGCACTCAAAGAAGTCATTCATTCAAATCTTCCTAAATGGGAACGATTCACTATTTCATTGCCAAATTCAGACGAGGGAATGTCAATTCTTTCATGGTTGATGGAGCAGGGGATTGTACATTCCACTGAATACGGGGAAGCAATTGTGGTTGATGCAGAAGCAAGGGATTCGGTTATGAATAGAGCAAAAGCTCTTGCCCGGAACATTTCAGCAGCTTAATCCAACCACTTCGAAGTTTTCCTTTTTTGCACAAAAACTTATTACCTACAAAAACTGAATCTCTTTCTGATGCTATTCGATTTGCATGTTCATTCCTGTTTTTCAAAAGACAGTGATTCGGATCCGGATTCTCTGTTACAATGGGCGAAGATTAACGGACTTGATGGGTTTGCTGTCTGTGATCATGATTCGGTGGAGGGGGGGCAGGCCTGTGCCAAACGTGCCAGGGAACTTGATTGTGATATTCTTGTAATTCCGGGGATTGAAGTCAGCTCTGCTGAAGGCCATGTTCTCGTTCTTGGAGTGGATAAAGCGATTCCTCCGGGGATGAGTGTACCTGAGACAATAAAACGTGCCCGCGAATTGGGGGGAACTGTAATAATCCCACATCCGTTTAAGCGGACTTCTCATGGTATCGGCTATGTGGAAGGCCTGGATATTGATGCAGTCGAAGTTTACAATTCACGCTGTCTCACATCGTATGCCAACCGTCGGGCAAAAATGATTGCCGACAGGTTAGGTATCCCGCATGTGGGTGGAAGTGATGCCCACGAGCCACGTATGATAGGACGCTCCTACACTGAAATTGATGCTCCTGAGAAAACCGTTGAAGCAGTGCTTTCGGCAATCAAAAACGGAAATGTGAAAGCAGGCGGTGGGCGCACTCCTCCTCAATTTGTTGTTAAACAAATGTTCAAGGGCCTGAAAAAGAAAGTACAGGCATAAAAATTAATTCTGCAAAAACTCCTCATTAAACATTTTAAGCATCAATATGAATGATGCCAGTAGCATTGGACCTACAACAATTCCTACAAGACCGAACAGGAAAATCCCGATAAATATTCCCAACAGGGATACAAATGGATGGATTGCCCCGACCTTTTTCTGGATGAACGGTCGCAGGAAATTGTCAACATTACTGATTATAATTCCAGCTATCAGAATTGCCACAGCAGCATAGTAGTCTGCCTGGATAATCTTGAAAATAATTGCCGGGATCCATATTATGGGTGCTCCGATTACTGGAATTATTGACAGGATGGCTGTGATGAAACCCCAGAGAAGTGCTCCCTGTATCCCGACCAGATAAAAAGTAATTGCAAGAAGAGTGCCCTGTATGGCTGCGATCATGAGGGTTGCGATAACCGTTGAATGGATTATGTTTTTCATCTCGTCTAGCAGGACATATGTGTTCCTGCCGCTAAAAGGTGTGACGTCAAATACGATTTTTCTGAGTTTTGTGTCATCGGTGGTCAAAAGGTAATACAAAAGAAATACAAGAATCGTAAGCCCTATTATTTCGGTTCCTATATTCTGGACTGCATCAATAATGAGTCCACTCAAAAAGGTGCCTGCAGCTGATATTATGTCCGCAGCTTTTTCTTCGAGGTTGAGCATTGCAACGAGTTCGTTTATTTGCTCATAATCCACATCCATTAAATCTATTTGTGATATCACATTTGCCAGTACCTGGCTGATCTGTGCGGCGATAAGCACAAAGAGGTAGTAGATAGGAATTATCATCAGTAGTATAACCAGTGCTATCACACCAATAGCCACAATGCCGGAATTGAGCCGGGTTCTTTTCAGGATTGCTTTGTAAACAGGATCTATAATTGTGTAGAGGATGATAGCTGCCAGGAAAAATTCTATAAAAGGATAGAGTGCAGAAGTAATTGCGTAGGCAAGTATGCCTGTAAAAAGCAATGCAATCGCAATTTTGGCTGCTATTTTGTTATCCATGGAAATCAGTTCTTGTTCCTGTTAGTCTAATTATTCGACAAACCTGAAATAAATTCTTCTGTTATTCTTACCTTTGTTTTCAGCCTTGAAGATTTCTATGTGGGGGATTTCTCCGGTATTTTTGACGTGTGTTCCGCCACATGCCTGATTGTCAACATCTCCTACATTTATGACCCTGATTTCCTGAATGTCAGGGGGAAATGCGTCTTTCAGTTTTACCACAGAAGGTATCTCAAAGGCTTCTTCCCTGGGAAGTATATCGATATTCACATCGATTTTCCTGTCAATAACCTCATTGACTTTTTCCTGATAGGAACCGATTAGTTCCCTGTCAAAGTTCTCAAGGTTGAAATCAACTCTCGTTTTTTCTTCTCCGAGCTGGTTTCCTGAAATCTTTGCGCCGGTCTCACTATGAATGATGGCACTGAGAATATGGCATGCAGTATGGTATTTCATGAATAGGTATCGCCTGTCCCAGTCAACGATTCCTTTCACAGTGTCACCTGCTTTCAGGTCACAGTCTTCCAATTCATGACTGATTTTCCCACCAAATTTACCTGTAAAGACCACTTTGCACTCTTTCCCGTCGTGGATCAGTTTTCCGGTGTCATGAGGCTGGCCACCGGACTGCGGGTAAAATGCAGTCTTGTCAAGAACTACAAACTTGCCATCTGTGACACTTTCTACAGTGGCTTCAAACTCTTTCAGGTAGCAGTCTTCGAGATAAATAGCATCCATTAGGTGGGTTTTAAACTCTTTAATACATAAAATGTTTGCAAGAGTAACTTCCTGCAGTTTGTCAAAACATTTAATATCAAGCTCCCTGCTAATATGTTCCTATGCTCTATTTTGTTGGTCTGGGTCTTTTTGATGAGAAGGATGTATCCCTGAAAGGTCTGGAAGTGATTAAGCAGGCTGATGAAGTTTATGTTGAATTTTATACATCCCGCCTTATGGGTTCTGATCAGGAGAAAATGGAAGCCCTTTATGGTCGGGAACTGACTGTTCTTAGCAGGGAAGAAGTGGAACAGAATCCATGGTGGCTGGAAAGAGCAAAGGACAAGGATGTTGTTTTCCTTACCGGTGGAGACACAATGGTTTCCACCACGCATGTGGATTTGCGACTTCGTGCACACAGGCTGGGAATCCCAACCAGGCTAATTCATGGATCCTCTATTGTGAGCGCTATTTGCGGTCTGTCGGGTTTACAAAACTACAGATTTGGAAAGGCTGCGACAGTTCCTCATCCTTACACAAGCAGCCGGGGGAATACTATCATCTCGGAATCCCCTTATGATGCTATAATCAAGAACATTGAGCAGGATTTGCATACTCTTGTCTTCCTTGACATTGACAAAGACAAAGGTTACATGACTGTCCCGGAAGCTGTAAACCTGCTTCTCGCAGTTGACAGTCGCAGGGATGGGATGCTTTCGGAGCGCATTGGTGTGGGAATTGCCCGTGCAGGTTCTCCTGCTCCGGTTGTCAAGGCTGATTTCCTTCCCCAACTCAAGGAGTACGATTTTGGGGAACCACTCCAGATCCTCGTAATTCCGGCTTCATTGCACTTCCTTGAATCCGAAGCACTTGTGGAACTTGCAAGCGCTCCGGAAGAAGTGCTGGAAATTGACGAATAACCTGACTTTTAACGAAAATCATTTATATCTACAGCATAGACGAAATGATGTTATTTGTGAGAGTTGTATCATGAGGGGATCTGTAGGACTAATAATAGGTGAGACCGGAACTCTTGACTTTAAGTTTCTGGTATCAGACAGTACAGCGGTAATGCGGGGTCACTACGTAAAAGTGTGGCATGAGACTGATTCTTCATGGGTGCTTGCGCAGGTCATGGGAATTACCCGCTCAAGTGGCAGTTTTTCAGTTGAGGAAGCCAAAAAAGGAAAACGCAACAACCGTGATGATGATCACATCGTGGCAGAGGCTAATGTCATTGGAAGCAGAGGAACCGATGGTTTGCTTCGCTCGCCGATGACTCCGTTTAGCCCAGGGGATCCGATTTATGTTGCGGACGACGAATTGATTCGTAACGTTCTTGGCTTAGTAGGCGGCGACATGTATGTGGGACTTCTTGACGGGACAAATATCCCGGTTCAGCTTGATGCCAATAACCTCGTGCAAAAACACTGCAGTATCCTTGCAAAAACAGGTAGTGGAAAATCATATACTGCAGCGGTTTTGCTGGAAGAGCTGCTTGAGCACAATGTTCCTCTGCTTATTATTGATCCTCACAGTGAATATGCCAGCCTCAAAGAGGCCGCTTCCGGGAAAGATAAGGATTCGTCAAAGTACAAGGTGAGTCCAAAAGGATATAGTTCGAGAGTAAAAGTTTACACTCCAGCCAATAAATCCATTAATCCGGCAGCCGATGAACTTTTCAGGCTCAATGGTGTTAACCTGAAACCCAAGGAACTCATTGATATTTTCCCTGACAATTATACCAC
The DNA window shown above is from Methanohalophilus levihalophilus and carries:
- a CDS encoding PHP domain-containing protein gives rise to the protein MLFDLHVHSCFSKDSDSDPDSLLQWAKINGLDGFAVCDHDSVEGGQACAKRARELDCDILVIPGIEVSSAEGHVLVLGVDKAIPPGMSVPETIKRARELGGTVIIPHPFKRTSHGIGYVEGLDIDAVEVYNSRCLTSYANRRAKMIADRLGIPHVGGSDAHEPRMIGRSYTEIDAPEKTVEAVLSAIKNGNVKAGGGRTPPQFVVKQMFKGLKKKVQA
- a CDS encoding DUF2209 domain-containing protein; amino-acid sequence: MLDTIIAVDISGRHYEDNRYFMVSAAVALSYSEGNIRGIEGIHIIPFSSVKPPEVTDVVHMVEETVEGTGINGTVVAERGDMFNQPEDLVKQMFRVDFKYPESMAEKLGIEFAHHVSLSSRNLLLKQEVHEI
- a CDS encoding SRPBCC domain-containing protein, whose protein sequence is MKTNTDLEALSGISNEAIIKATEHDWVKWMDYLDSTHASDLPHKEIVALLQDDGGLGNAWWGQTITNTYEKYIGRRKTGEMETGFQIGVQKSFSIPLEDAWELITSAEGMKIWLGDAVKLEEKAVYETKDGITGEIRIFKPDSHIRMTWKLPDWDKESTLQLRVIPKANSTAITFHQEGLKKESMREEMRQFWKEKLKLLSEFAGQ
- the dph5 gene encoding diphthine synthase; the protein is MLYFVGLGLFDEKDVSLKGLEVIKQADEVYVEFYTSRLMGSDQEKMEALYGRELTVLSREEVEQNPWWLERAKDKDVVFLTGGDTMVSTTHVDLRLRAHRLGIPTRLIHGSSIVSAICGLSGLQNYRFGKAATVPHPYTSSRGNTIISESPYDAIIKNIEQDLHTLVFLDIDKDKGYMTVPEAVNLLLAVDSRRDGMLSERIGVGIARAGSPAPVVKADFLPQLKEYDFGEPLQILVIPASLHFLESEALVELASAPEEVLEIDE
- the alaXM gene encoding alanyl-tRNA editing protein AlaXM, with translation MDAIYLEDCYLKEFEATVESVTDGKFVVLDKTAFYPQSGGQPHDTGKLIHDGKECKVVFTGKFGGKISHELEDCDLKAGDTVKGIVDWDRRYLFMKYHTACHILSAIIHSETGAKISGNQLGEEKTRVDFNLENFDRELIGSYQEKVNEVIDRKIDVNIDILPREEAFEIPSVVKLKDAFPPDIQEIRVINVGDVDNQACGGTHVKNTGEIPHIEIFKAENKGKNNRRIYFRFVE
- a CDS encoding AI-2E family transporter produces the protein MDNKIAAKIAIALLFTGILAYAITSALYPFIEFFLAAIILYTIIDPVYKAILKRTRLNSGIVAIGVIALVILLMIIPIYYLFVLIAAQISQVLANVISQIDLMDVDYEQINELVAMLNLEEKAADIISAAGTFLSGLIIDAVQNIGTEIIGLTILVFLLYYLLTTDDTKLRKIVFDVTPFSGRNTYVLLDEMKNIIHSTVIATLMIAAIQGTLLAITFYLVGIQGALLWGFITAILSIIPVIGAPIIWIPAIIFKIIQADYYAAVAILIAGIIISNVDNFLRPFIQKKVGAIHPFVSLLGIFIGIFLFGLVGIVVGPMLLASFILMLKMFNEEFLQN
- the hflX gene encoding GTPase HflX, with the protein product MRYNSLSKAKCGFSMNDVILVQRTIPGSKERDNIRKLAELKELAFAAGYNVVDSLVQQHHPDRRFHIGKGKAEELAALVAEYHPLKMIFLNPLTITQVYNLSELCQCEVIDKFQLILEIFATRATTSRSKLQVELAKLEYELPRARKLVSLLKQEERPGFMGMGGYEDSYEQDLKKRISRIRKELKITIRSGATRRESRHEQGFSLISLAGYTNAGKSTLFNTLVSEDVESMDMLFTTLSPTTRSINISGRRALLTDTVGFIEDLPHFLVDAFRSTLEDVFFSDIILLVVDASDPADVIRKKLAVSHDIFWKQLENAVLITVFNKSDLVFPGELEAKIEALEYLSPNPVIVSAKESIGLDALKEVIHSNLPKWERFTISLPNSDEGMSILSWLMEQGIVHSTEYGEAIVVDAEARDSVMNRAKALARNISAA
- a CDS encoding thioredoxin family protein; the protein is MNDQNKRAFILIFGIPIAILLLILIGQSSGLLQAGLLSSDDGNLPDGDTVKLGDLDFHTSLDAALIEAGNSGKPVYVYVDSDYCSWCKKFEAEAFHDERVVQMLNSNFERLSVNTARNPSVASSLNVRGTPTGIFLRPDGSEIEDMRIVGYVSADEFLIQLDDVARVN